A region of the Macrobrachium nipponense isolate FS-2020 chromosome 14, ASM1510439v2, whole genome shotgun sequence genome:
GTCTGGAGAGAAATCTGCTTGAGGCCCTCAGCAGAAACGAGGACATGGAAACGCTCTTGGAGGAAACAGAGCGTGAAaagaatgaatttaaaaatctttttgaCAACCTGATTGAGAAGAAGAATCATCAGATCAAAGATTTGTTAGCAGAAGAAGGTAAGCTTAAAGAAGAAAAGGGACATTTGGCAGGAAGTCTGGAGGATGCCCTTAGAAACGTGGAGGAGATGGAAAGGGTCCTCAAGATGGAGAAAGAAACAGCAAAACCTGGAGTGGCAAATATCTATGAAAAAAGGATTGAAGACCTTTACACCCACATTAAAGGTTTGTTGGCAGAAGAGGGAAGGCTTAAGGCAGAAAGAGGGTATTTGGCTGAAAAACTAGGAGATACCCTAAATACAGTGGAGGAACTGGAAAAGCTCCTgaacaaagaaaaagatgaaaaggtagagctaacaaaaaattatgaagaaatggTTGACGAGTTGTATGTTTCCGTCAAAGACTTGTTGGCGAAAGAAGTTCAACAAAAGGACGAAAAGGAGCTATTGGAACGAAAACTCAAGGAATTGCTGGCCAAAGAAAAAAACCTGGAAAAGAGTAAAGAGTCCTTGGAAGATAAATTAGAAGAGGCCCTCTGTTCCAGTCACCAAATGGAGAAGTTGTGGAAAGAGGAACAAGAGACGAAACTAACAATGGAAATAAAGTGGCAGCAGGCAATgcaggaaaaggaggaagaactGAATATGTGGAGGCAAAAATGTGAGGAATCTGATGTAAaagaaagattgagagagaggactGAGAAGCAGAACCTAGAGAAGCTGCAAGAGCTCACAGAAAAATGTGAAGAGTTACAAAAGAAAAGTCAGGAAGAAAAAGAGTATTTGGCAGAAAAACTAGGAGATACTCTAAATACAGTGGAGGAAATGGAAAAGCTCCTGAAGAAAGAAAACGATGAAAAGGTTGAGCTAACAAATAATTATGAGGAAATGGTTGACGAATTGTATATTTCCGTCAAAGATTTGATGGCGAAAGAAGTtcaacaaaaggaagaaaaggagCTATTGGAACAAAAACTCAAGGAATTGCtgtccaaagaaaaaaaacttgaaaagagtAAAGAGTCCTTGGAAGATAAATTAGAAGAGGCCCTCTGTTCCAGTCACCAAATGGAGAAGTTGTGGAAAGAGGAACAAGAGATGAAACTAACAATGGAAATAAAGTGGCAACAGGCAATgcaggaaaaggagaaagaacTAAATATGTGGAGGCAAAAATGTGAGGAATCTAATGTGAAAGAAAGATTGAGAGCAAGGACTGAGAAACAGAACCTAGAGAAGCTGCAAGAGCTCACAGAAAATTGTGAAGAGTTACAAAAGAAATGCCAGGCAGCGGAGGAAGCTAAGGCAAAGGAAGAACTACACCAACAAAGAGAATGGCAAAGAAAGGCAGGCAGCAAGCTCTAAGGAAGCAAAAGATAAATTCTTGTTGATGAGGCTTTTCAATGGAATTACTCACAGAAATAACCTGTTAGAAAATACAGGAAAGGAAGAGGGTGGAAGAAATGAACAAGGAAATGTAAGTCACCAGGAGTACTGCTGTGACCAAGAGGAGAACACAGGATACTTAAAAAATCAGTGGTCAGCCGTAAATGATATTGTGAAGGACATTTTAAAAGGACAAAGTAGTGCTGAAAAGGGCTCAAGCAGTGCGGCTGGGACATCAGCCATTGAGGATGGTAGCTGTTGTTCACCAAGAGATGTGGCAGATTAATCTCCTATGGTCGAACAATAGGCTAGGATCCTGCTTTTGATACAGTACTCAGATGGAGAGGTGCTCTGAATCCAGTGGTGGCCTGGACTTTGTGGTGCAGGTGACAATAGTGACACACAGGCATCTGACAGTGCTGGATGTTCCATGACTGGCTGCCAGACCTTTTTGGTTGCAAGGCCAAGGACCAAACCAAGGTTGCAGCGAGACATGTAGAGGGCAAATGCTACTTGAGATGGTTTGAAAGCTTTAGTTGGTAGGGCAACAAGTTTAGTTTATACGTATTGTTTCCCCCACTGAGTTCCCGGGTTTCCCCCCAACCGGGGCCCGAGGGCCTGATTGTCCCCCTGCCAGGCCCCTAAGGGCCTTTTAGATGAATGCGCATGCTTCTTGCAGCCCTTACCTTGGTCTGACCTGCGAGATCAGCAGGCAGTCACAGAACACCCTCACTATCACTTGTCTGTCCATTACCTATACCATGTGGCAATTGCCTATATGGCTGTTTGAACCAAGGTGCAGCAGCAGACGCATGCTACACAGTGCTGGGTGTTCCATGACTGGCTGCCGACCTTGCAGGCCAAACCAAGGTGCAGCAGCAGAGAGCACGCTACACAGGGTAGGCACACATTTCCCACTGGGTTCCCCCACCTTGTGAAGCATCCTTCCTGCTGCCATATCTCGGTCTGACCTGCCAGATCAGCAGGCAGTCACAGAACACCCCCACTATTACTTGTCTGTGCATCTCCAGTACCACATGTTCGACATGGTGGTTGCTGACCTTGCCGAATGAAGCAAAGAGGAGCAGTGGAGTGCAGGCCACAAAGGGTCCCAACCCCTCTTTTGCCTGTACTTCACAGCCTCACTTTGGTTTGGCCAGTCAGGTCACCAGCCAATAACAGAGCACCTTCACTGTGAGTTACCTTTGTATCACTAGTTCCACCAATGTCATGATGTTGTTCTTGACCTTGCCAGCGGAACCAAAAGTGGAGCAGTGGAGTGAAGGCCACAAAGGGTCCCACCCCCTCTGTGGCCTGTGTTTCACAGCCTCACTTTGGTTTGGCCAGTCAGGTTACCAGCCTATCACAGAGCACTTTCACTGTGAGTTGCCTTTGTATCACTGGTCCACCAATGCCATTATGCGGTTCTTGACCTTGCCAGCTGAACCAAAGGTGGAGCAGTGGAGTGCAGGCAACAAAGGGTCCCACCCCCTCTGTGGCCTGCATTTCACAACATGGCATTGGTGGAACCAATGATGCAAAGGCAACTCACAGTGAAGGTGCTCTGTGATTGGCAGGTGACCTGACTGGCTAAACCAAACCAAAGTGAGAGGCTgtgaagtgcatatatatatatatatatatatatatatatatatatatatagatattatatatatacatactatatatacgtatatatatatatatatatataaatcgtatatatatatatatatatatatatatatatatatatatatatatatatatgtatgtatgtataactgaatcacaaaagttaggaacgtgataaatccaattaaataaagatatatgccacgaaggaaaaataaacgaaggaggatctgcaaagatctttcgacgttaaacgtcctttactgagcagagactgctCAGTAAAAGGACGTTTAATCgtccgaaagatcttgcagatcctccttcgttttttatttttccttcgtggcatatatctctatttatatatagatatatatatatatatatatatatatatatatatatatatatatattatattattataatgcagTATTTCCCAAATGGTATGGATTCAGGGGGTTTGGTGTTTcgttaagttggccttatgccgaCTGAAGCACAAACGCTGCGTAAGTTCAGTCTTCCGGGAGGATAATGtttgaaagaaaattagaaataaaaataaagtttctgcATCGAACTAATtactgttaaaaaaacaaaaataattaaagttaaaaaaagcCAAATTAATTGCTGTTaataattaaagttaaaaaaagcCAAATTAATTGCTGTTAATAAAAGCCaaaataattattgttaaaaaagtcaaaataattgctgttaaaaaaagccaaaataattactattaaatGAACCAAAGTAAttactgttaaaaaaagacaaaataattgctgttaaaaaaaagccaaaatatttgGCTGTTAAAAAAAAGCCCAAATAAGTACTGCTAAAAAACCAAAAGAATTACTgttaaaaaaagccaaaataatttTTGTGAAAGTCAAAATAATAACTGCTAAAGAAAGCCAAAATAATTGCTGTAATAAAAAGCCCAACTAATTACCgttaaaaaaccaaaataattactGCCAAAAAAAGCCCAAATAATTGCTGTAAAAAAAGCCcaaataattaatgttaaataaaacgCCAGGGTAAATGGCTCTGATCTATCCCacgaaaaaagtttttaaaaataaaaatacagaaaaaaacaaaaatttagtgACCAACGCTAAGAAATAAGGCAGATTAATTTTGGGGGAAGGGCCAGGAGCAAGAAAAGGGACCGACCAAGTACTCGAATCTTACGTAGGTATGTGGTATCTGGGTACCAGGAATATTCTGTTTTATATTTCTGCTATAAATTGTACGTCACTCATTGCAGCACGCTTATATCTTTGTATTCGTTTTGCTTGTGTTTTATGGCGCATTCACACTACCAAAACATGTAATAAACACATGTCGGCAGCGTGTAAGCGTACTCATCACAAATGTATTGAAaacaagttacaaggagttacaaggataaggatgtctCAAATACTTCTTAGTCCAGGTtctacaattcattcacagtgtcctaatgattttgtctagctttcttttaaactcttctacactgttgctgtttacaacttctggtagcagtttatcccacgtgtcacatatcctgtatgtgaagaagttccatcaatgggatgtgttgtatctcttcagttataGTTTCCATCCACTCTTTCTTGCCTGGTTTTCAGCGACCATAAGGGGAGACTGAACCTTTGgcaaagttaagttaagtatatcttagttttaccagaccactgagctgattaacagctctcatagggctggcccgaacgattagatatttttacgtggtagaaaccaattggtcacctagcaacgggacttacagcttattgtgagatccgaactcacactatatcgagaaatgaatttctatcaccagaaataaactccactgattcctcgttggccggGCCggaattcgaacttcggaccatcgaattggcagccgagcgcgaaaaccactcgtccagcgaggaacttgaaCCTTTAGCAAATGCTGTATGATCGTGTGAAGCAAACCTTTACGACTACCATTAAGTCGTTGCTATGTATTCGACATGTTTGGGATGTGTGTATGACAATTGGGGAACAGATCAGTGGGAAATTTCGCATTATCGTATGAAGCACTGGCCAGAAACACCAATAAGAAGTCGCTGACTTGTAGTCAACTTGTTCGGGATATGTATATGACATGTTGGCGACATATGCTTGTGACATGTTTTACTGTGATATGTACACTAGATTTCCACCACCAGTTCATTGAAAGAGAGGATTCCTGTCTCCATTTCTGTACCCCTCTCCAACCCCTCTTGTTTGTGCATGAGGCTCATCTAGGCGTGATGGAACTGCCATTATTCTACCCTTCCATTCAtctgttcgtctctctctctctctctctctctctctctctctctctctctctccttttttttcccgaGATTAAATTTGAGATCTCATCCAGAAGCGTACGCGTCTGTTGGGAACGGGTACGGAATTTccaacgtggagagagagagagagagagagagagagagagagagagagagagagagttaattgaaGCGTTCAGGAAAGACAGAGACAGATAATTCAAGCGTtcagaaaaatggagagagagagagaagagagagaggagagagagttaattgAAGCGTTCAGGAAAGACAGAGACAGATAATTCAAGCGTtcagaaaaatggagagagagacgattaccttaccttacagaccttacatcttgttcgggttgccccaggtccctcagtgtgaggcacctctaatgtctaccagagagttgctagtacatcttccggtatattttgcatcttccaatcttggatggtctgggatgcagtttagtatttgtcgagcttattcttaaaacacaatCTACGCtcaactcctgatatattcctcagatgagctggcaacgcattgaatagacgctgcattatcgatgctggtgcgtagtggattaatgtcctgtgtgctttccttatttttcctggtatatttttgggcactattaatctacctctgcttgctctttctgatatttttagttccatgatattttctgctattccttctatctgtttccatgcctgaattatcatgtagcgttcttctctccatttccagactatataattttaagaattgtagtctttcccagtagtctaggtccttaacttcttctattctagctgtaaggacctttgtacactctctatttgtgcaatatcctttgatagtgtgggtaccatatcatattgcaatattcaagtggactacgaacatatgttttataaagacaatcatgtgttcagcttttcttggtttgaagtgccgtaacaacattcccatttgctttacattttgccaacagagttgctattgatcattgcataacatgttcctattcatcatcacaccaaggtctttaactgcttcctatttgtgatggctcattattaggtccctatatgcatatagctttctttctctgtctccataatttattgattcaaatttatcagagtttaaataccatcctatttacctctgcccaatcatatactttgttaaggtctctttgtagagcggttcctatcttcatcacaagtaatttctctactattcttgtgtcatctgccgaaactactcactaccgaatcctaacattattgtctatgtcttcaatcataataacaaacagtattgcagctaacaccgtaccttgcggcacaccggatattaccttggcttcatccgattctcgtcgtttgcaataactatctgttttctgttgtgtaaaaattcttttaaaccatcttcctactttatccacgatattgtgttttctaattttcttcgctaatatattatggtctactttatcaaaagtccaaaaagcttttgcaaagtctaaataaacaacccatctgttttcatttccgcttttcatattttgaatatgttttcacgtggactaacagttgggtttgtgtactttttccgggtacgaaaccatgtttgtcctttattaaacaatattttttattaaatgtttcataatatttttcttcattaccctttcatacactttcattatatgtgatgttagactcacggacctataattacttgcctctagtcttgatccacttttgaaagtagggtaatatacgctaatttgtgcttcATCATatttcttgcctgtatctacactttgtcttaataatattgcaagtggctttgcgatagaatgaactactttctttaacaaaatagcaggaattccatcaggccctgcagcagctccatttttaatttcattaatagcctgcacaatatcagcttcattaatatctatgtcagctaaatattcactattttcatcccttacttctatatcattatcttcattatctattctaggggtgaattctctcttatatcgttctgcagtatgttgcaaatttcctttttttcattcgttaatctcccttcaattctcagagggcctatttctattcttcttttattcatcttcttcgcatatgagtataatagttggggttttgctttgatatttaatagggttttttcttccaagtcccgttttttcattttctttgattgtataatcttttttttctgcattttctatcttactttttagttctataactttccatgcatttttttcttttgcaagaccttttttccactttctgattttctggaacaagattcttctgtctcttggtaggtatgcatgaatgatgtttatcttttcttcttcaggtatatatttttccactattatctccaatattttattataaatatactccgtatttacccttattgcatcacttacgaaaatgttatccccaatctttgtttaattcttcattaatttctgaccattttatactttttactgtagaagttgtattttccatatccttcccactttttcatttcttgcttatctctattttcacttgctttggaatgaactgttaattctatgacattatggtctgaaatactcgcattataaactattatttctttaacataattcatctcgttcacaaatactaggtctaaagtattttcctttcttgttggcaggtgatttatttgttgaatgttgtattctagtagcatatctaatagcttttcaaattgcctcttatcttctgcactactattactctcttttttatatgtataagtacaaccacaatctcctattcgttctttacattctacgaaaggaaagttgaagtcaccagataggagaaaatAGTCCaggtccttgtgatttctaacaatatatcatccaattttttcaattattaagtcaaaactctttagtattaggaggtctatatattactatgttcatcaatttttcagattcaaattctaccgctattagttcacattctgagttactatatttctcatatattttttccttgtttttttgtctttccatatattgcggttcccccttgattcctattttttctatctgatctataagtttggaacccttttatttgatcatcattcccagtctcttggaataccaggtttcacttatattcattatatctattttcttttcattttgggttagttcttctaagtactctatttttcttctttgagttactcgtaactaaaccctgcgcattcatcactatgatggtttgcgtgttttctccttcatttaatactgatagtaataaggagttttcccatgtctctttgttctggtatgttgttctttttttcatttccagaaattctgacattaaaaatccaacttttcccataatatttgatcttccttcatcataattattcattttgtgtctgaatctgcaattttctcgtttctttctgcaatatcctcttgcataataaatacagttattatctcttgagtagaatttcggagctgatgctttgaaattctttgctgacacctctgcatatctcttggtggtttgcttttctcttttacctgatattcttgatttctctctttatttgttctttcttattttggatttattacttggttggttatttatttgattatgattcatggctacagggtgcatatatttgcattttttgtcgaacttactccttttccttcttttaggtttttacatatttggatgcagatctctgcaatcatccccatatccatctaagtatgcacatttaccatatatttcatagttttgacatatcttaggatgtttgtagtaacatctttctccaaatctgcaattccctcttttcaaaaggttgcagatttgtctttcttgtctatttttttcctctttcccgtcattgtatagatctggggtaggagcctcttcgggatttgctttttctgttgtcatatcgtaatttatttcttcgtaggtatgctgctttattgcctcatatgtagtatcaatgagtatctctgcatccatacttttatcttttcttggtttgttttccttatttttttctgtcatttcattttgtttacttctctttcggtttttcctcctcttctctttttttcttcttcttcttcctcttcctcttcttcttcatcctcaactatttgtacattcaatcttgatttaataacattgtctatccatgatagacatgtttgaaacaaaaaattcttgtatcttttctcaaatcttgtattacctcagcacactgtggatgggtcggaatgttgcatgcagcacattttctgattaggttttgtggattgactatgctataaccaaaccttacacagtttttgcatgcttttggcattctttttcctaatgcatcaattagtatattcacaagattcacttattcattttctttgtcggaatatgttggtttatgtatattttctttatgagtctctttgaccacttggattttatttggaacttcttcaattgttattttcaagatgtttttcattagatttgttccagtttgaaggattatatccttctaatatagcTATGGACAattgctttttgtatctttttggttaggactgttgctgatttcatagatgagaaatgccagttcccttcctgctacctcatcgtattgcgaatctgctagcacactgccaaattacgccacctttcccgcagttggaacttactgccatcttgttctgatttatagtattacactttgataaactaacttagaagacgctttatcctactattttcacactaatcttatcaccgatagtttcaacacgaacacttctagatattttctcaaattctagtcgtatgttaaacttgtgatatctgttgattattgtgacttcacgcggtacgtctcaccaagcaagatggctactacgagagagctttattgcctcatatgtagaggcaataaagagagagagagagagagagagagagagagagaagagagagagagagagagagagttgattcaAGCACTCCGGAGAGAAAAGAAGAGGGGATTAGaacctccaagagagagagagagagagagagagagagagagagagagagagcaagtcccGATGAGTGTGAGAAACCGATAGCTGTTGCTGAAATGCGCTATTTTCgccattgccttttttttttttatttatttctttttttgctttctttctttccttttttttttcatttcaacttttatCTGCATCGTTAACCTCTTGTGTGCCTTGCACCCACTTTTCCAGGACGTCCGATTC
Encoded here:
- the LOC135226171 gene encoding golgin subfamily A member 6-like protein 25 — protein: MLAMLLNNLTSCVQEGLVSLYNLYFGRDVAVTLFRIDEALVCEGPVVTPAVTAGWWTGGIPLVAVVAGGAAACLTSLALATWQIRRHEATRKQLLKEIKDLRKENTCVVAESRKRDQELVSKTEELDIELQHRDQLVQNLLADEDRLKEDVYILEEKLLDMERLLKESRLNTEDLKTTYEDMIADKEHQIEDLLAKEEKNKEDCANLEKKLLDALTNNEEMDRRMKEEAELSVYRQTLIEARDEQIQVFLTKKDEVQEACDRLERNLLEALSRNEDMETLLEETEREKNEFKNLFDNLIEKKNHQIKDLLAEEGKLKEEKGHLAGSLEDALRNVEEMERVLKMEKETAKPGVANIYEKRIEDLYTHIKGLLAEEGRLKAERGYLAEKLGDTLNTVEELEKLLNKEKDEKVELTKNYEEMVDELYVSVKDLLAKEVQQKDEKELLERKLKELLAKEKNLEKSKESLEDKLEEALCSSHQMEKLWKEEQETKLTMEIKWQQAMQEKEEELNMWRQKCEESDVKERLRERTEKQNLEKLQELTEKCEELQKKSQEEKEYLAEKLGDTLNTVEEMEKLLKKENDEKVELTNNYEEMVDELYISVKDLMAKEVQQKEEKELLEQKLKELLSKEKKLEKSKESLEDKLEEALCSSHQMEKLWKEEQEMKLTMEIKWQQAMQEKEKELNMWRQKCEESNVKERLRARTEKQNLEKLQELTENCEELQKKCQAAEEAKAKEELHQQREWQRKAGSKL